A section of the Elizabethkingia anophelis R26 genome encodes:
- a CDS encoding patatin-like phospholipase family protein: MEVNKNISLVLSGGGARGLAHIGVIEELERQNFKINSIVGTSMGALIGGIYAMGKLQEFKEWILKLNRYSFLRLIDFSFKNGGFIKGEKILNILSLAIPGENIEDLKIPFACLATDIQAHQPVYINSGNIYDAIRASIAIPSVFTPVIKDNMVLVDGGVLNNIPIDYAIKTNPEDKILAVNVNARIPFEGKALPAPSSKLGMLRLTNRTISLMIETIGNFNLKEHAPDFMINISRYSCELYEFYKAQSQIEYGRKCAREQLRNYLTLGHNLV; this comes from the coding sequence TTGGAAGTCAACAAAAATATATCCTTAGTCCTTTCCGGTGGTGGCGCCAGAGGCCTAGCCCATATAGGTGTTATTGAGGAACTGGAGAGACAAAACTTTAAAATAAACAGTATTGTTGGAACTTCTATGGGCGCTTTGATTGGGGGGATATATGCCATGGGCAAGCTTCAGGAGTTTAAAGAATGGATATTAAAACTTAACCGTTACAGCTTTCTAAGGCTTATAGATTTTTCATTCAAAAATGGTGGTTTCATTAAAGGTGAGAAGATATTAAATATCCTAAGTCTGGCCATTCCGGGAGAAAATATTGAAGACCTTAAAATCCCGTTTGCATGTTTAGCGACAGACATACAGGCACATCAGCCTGTTTATATTAACTCAGGTAATATTTATGACGCTATAAGGGCTTCTATCGCTATACCCTCTGTTTTTACGCCGGTTATAAAAGATAATATGGTTTTGGTAGATGGCGGTGTTCTGAATAATATTCCGATTGATTATGCCATAAAAACGAATCCGGAAGATAAAATACTTGCGGTAAACGTTAATGCCAGAATTCCTTTTGAAGGCAAAGCGCTTCCTGCGCCATCATCTAAACTGGGAATGCTGAGGCTGACTAACCGGACTATATCTCTGATGATTGAAACCATTGGTAATTTTAATCTTAAAGAACATGCTCCTGATTTTATGATTAATATTTCCCGGTATTCGTGTGAATTATATGAGTTTTATAAGGCTCAGAGCCAAATTGAATATGGCAGAAAATGTGCCAGAGAACAATTGAGAAATTACTTAACGCTGGGGCACAATTTAGTTTAG
- a CDS encoding GDSL-type esterase/lipase family protein — protein MKKLRMIFVFVALFSVTLQAQEKRMFWHDIQEFKKRDSLNGIPQNAILFIGSSTFTKWLDIAKYFPQKKIINRGFGGSRLSDLNYFADDLLKPYKPKQIVVYCGDNDFVSEDKPSVDTVVARFKTFYGKIRQNYPKINVSYISIKHSPSREDYWPQMQQANKEIKAFLKSQKNTSYIDITKAMNDKNGVIRKDIFLDDMLHMKPSGYVIWEKAIAPYLK, from the coding sequence ATGAAGAAATTAAGAATGATATTTGTGTTTGTAGCATTATTTTCCGTAACACTACAAGCACAAGAAAAAAGAATGTTTTGGCACGACATTCAGGAATTCAAAAAGAGGGACAGCTTAAACGGAATTCCTCAAAATGCAATATTATTTATCGGCAGTTCTACTTTTACCAAATGGTTGGACATTGCTAAATATTTTCCTCAGAAAAAGATTATTAACAGAGGTTTTGGGGGTTCAAGGTTATCTGACCTGAATTACTTTGCAGATGATCTTCTGAAGCCTTATAAACCTAAACAAATTGTCGTTTATTGTGGTGATAATGATTTTGTCTCAGAAGATAAGCCATCTGTAGATACAGTGGTTGCAAGATTTAAAACCTTCTACGGTAAAATAAGACAGAATTATCCAAAAATTAATGTGTCTTATATTTCTATTAAGCACTCTCCTTCCAGAGAAGATTACTGGCCGCAAATGCAACAGGCTAATAAGGAAATAAAAGCTTTCCTGAAAAGCCAGAAAAACACTTCATATATTGATATTACCAAAGCGATGAATGATAAAAATGGTGTTATAAGAAAGGATATATTCCTGGATGACATGCTCCATATGAAACCATCGGGTTATGTTATATGGGAAAAAGCGATAGCACCTTACTTAAAATAA
- a CDS encoding iron-containing alcohol dehydrogenase: MLNFKYKNPTKIIFGKGEIASLGKEIPSDAKILLLYGGGSIKKNGIYQQVKDTLVNHEVEEFGGIPANPEYEVLMEALQFIKEKNITYLLAVGGGSVIDGTKYLAAAAKYNGEPWDILRKSVRTMEGQALSFSTVLTLPATGSEMNSGYVISRRATQEKLSSGGPGLFPQVSVLDPEVILSIPKNQIANGITDAYTHVMEQYLTYPIGATLQDRFAESILQSLQEIAPKVMQEEFDYTAAGDFMWSCTMALNGLIQQGVPSDWAVHAMGHELTAYYGIDHARTLAIIAPSHYRYNLESKKEKLAQYGERVWNITEGTTEEKALKAIEKMEQFFHSLGILTKLSEYTEAYNGTAEKVESAFISRNLNGIGEHKKLTPSDAKKIVEMSY; encoded by the coding sequence ATGCTAAATTTTAAATATAAAAATCCAACCAAAATTATTTTTGGAAAGGGTGAAATCGCTTCACTTGGAAAAGAAATTCCTTCAGATGCTAAAATACTTTTATTATATGGTGGAGGTAGCATTAAAAAGAACGGTATATATCAACAGGTAAAAGATACATTGGTGAATCATGAGGTAGAAGAATTCGGTGGTATTCCGGCTAATCCTGAATACGAAGTACTGATGGAAGCTTTACAGTTTATCAAAGAAAAGAATATTACTTACCTTCTTGCTGTTGGTGGAGGTTCGGTTATTGACGGAACCAAATATCTGGCAGCAGCCGCAAAATACAATGGAGAGCCCTGGGATATCCTTAGAAAATCGGTAAGAACTATGGAGGGACAAGCCTTATCTTTTTCTACGGTATTAACTTTACCTGCTACAGGTTCGGAAATGAATTCCGGATATGTTATTTCGAGAAGAGCTACTCAGGAAAAATTATCATCTGGCGGACCGGGATTATTCCCGCAAGTTTCTGTTCTTGATCCTGAGGTTATTCTTTCTATTCCGAAAAATCAGATTGCCAATGGTATTACCGATGCATACACTCATGTAATGGAACAATACTTGACCTACCCTATTGGTGCTACATTACAGGACAGATTTGCAGAAAGTATTTTACAATCTTTACAGGAAATTGCACCTAAAGTTATGCAGGAAGAATTTGATTATACAGCTGCTGGTGATTTTATGTGGAGCTGTACTATGGCACTTAACGGATTAATCCAACAAGGTGTTCCTTCAGATTGGGCTGTACATGCTATGGGACACGAGCTTACAGCATACTATGGTATAGATCACGCACGTACATTAGCTATTATTGCGCCTAGCCATTACCGTTATAATCTGGAGTCTAAAAAAGAAAAGTTAGCTCAATATGGAGAAAGAGTATGGAATATTACCGAAGGGACAACAGAAGAGAAAGCTTTAAAAGCCATTGAAAAAATGGAGCAATTCTTTCACTCTCTTGGAATATTAACCAAACTTTCAGAATATACAGAGGCATATAACGGAACTGCAGAAAAAGTTGAAAGTGCATTTATCAGCAGAAACCTAAATGGTATTGGAGAACACAAAAAACTAACGCCTTCCGATGCTAAGAAAATTGTTGAAATGAGTTATTAG
- a CDS encoding helix-turn-helix domain-containing protein, translated as MKNYLIDDIIPGLVKQTGYYVGVFEDTPDPDIKWPHRHAFYSLVWFIRGDGINVIDFDEYKILPNRIFTINPKQIHNWNYSVDSCGYFLLVDEHLAKHLNFDFSSPFFDLKTEDILFIKEIFVRMLTDNNQLPAISYLISLLSAPEAKYRKISDKIIKYKEIIIENYSQNFTIEQYAEKLKITKEILNQLCKDETGLTAKQLQLDLKITEAKRLLLYSSLNTGEISFKLGFEDQSYFSRIFRKKTKHSPADFQKKYLKFR; from the coding sequence ATGAAAAATTATCTAATTGATGACATTATTCCAGGGTTGGTAAAACAGACCGGATATTATGTTGGAGTATTTGAAGATACACCAGATCCTGATATTAAATGGCCGCACCGACATGCTTTTTATTCGTTAGTTTGGTTTATCCGTGGAGACGGAATAAATGTAATTGATTTTGATGAGTATAAAATTCTACCCAACCGTATTTTTACTATTAACCCAAAACAAATCCACAATTGGAATTATTCGGTTGATAGTTGTGGATACTTTTTACTAGTTGATGAACATCTTGCTAAGCATCTAAATTTTGATTTTTCTTCTCCGTTCTTTGATTTGAAGACAGAAGATATTCTGTTTATTAAAGAAATATTCGTACGAATGTTAACTGATAATAATCAGTTGCCTGCTATTTCTTACCTTATTTCGCTTTTATCTGCTCCTGAAGCAAAGTATAGGAAAATAAGTGATAAGATTATTAAATACAAGGAAATAATAATTGAAAACTACAGTCAGAATTTTACTATAGAGCAGTATGCGGAAAAATTAAAGATTACAAAAGAAATACTAAACCAATTGTGTAAAGATGAAACAGGACTGACAGCGAAGCAACTTCAATTAGATTTAAAAATTACAGAAGCCAAAAGATTATTGTTGTATTCATCGCTAAATACCGGGGAGATTTCCTTTAAACTCGGTTTTGAAGACCAGTCTTATTTTTCGAGAATTTTTAGGAAGAAGACGAAGCACTCACCTGCAGATTTCCAAAAAAAATACCTGAAATTCAGATAA
- a CDS encoding carboxymuconolactone decarboxylase family protein translates to MRKISVILFLLLIVVKSNSQVKSIENMPSERFKKGWEKLKEIDGETGEKVIENLKDISPDLGVYIIEYAFGDIYSRDGLDLKSKEIAVFAALTAMANARPQLKVHLNGALNTGSSVSEIKEVILQMSVYSGFPGSINAMNALREVLTERQKQGIKDEDGKTASKINKISRLESGEKELSKLDDLQVGKLKYAYNDFSPDLAKFILEYAYGDIFSRDNLEYRYRQIATISALTVLGNAQTQLKFHINAGLNIGLTDTEIKEIMLLMTIYSGFPSAINGTNVLKEVLSERSKNSK, encoded by the coding sequence ATGAGAAAAATTTCAGTCATTTTATTTTTATTGCTAATAGTAGTAAAATCCAATAGTCAGGTTAAATCAATTGAGAATATGCCGTCAGAGAGATTTAAAAAAGGTTGGGAAAAGCTTAAAGAAATTGATGGAGAAACCGGAGAGAAGGTAATAGAAAATCTGAAAGATATTTCACCTGATTTAGGTGTGTACATTATTGAATACGCTTTTGGTGACATCTATTCAAGAGACGGCCTTGATCTGAAATCTAAGGAAATTGCTGTGTTTGCTGCTCTAACGGCAATGGCAAATGCCCGACCTCAGTTAAAAGTTCATTTGAATGGAGCATTAAATACAGGAAGTTCAGTCAGCGAAATAAAAGAAGTGATTTTGCAGATGTCTGTGTATTCAGGTTTTCCTGGCAGCATTAATGCAATGAATGCACTAAGAGAAGTTTTGACAGAAAGACAAAAGCAAGGTATTAAAGATGAAGACGGGAAAACAGCCTCGAAAATTAATAAAATAAGTAGACTAGAGTCTGGGGAAAAAGAATTGTCAAAACTTGATGATCTTCAGGTTGGAAAATTAAAATATGCATACAATGATTTCTCTCCCGACCTGGCTAAGTTTATACTAGAATATGCTTATGGAGATATTTTCTCAAGAGATAATTTAGAATATAGATATAGGCAGATTGCTACGATTTCAGCTTTGACGGTATTAGGAAATGCACAGACACAATTAAAATTTCATATAAATGCAGGTCTGAATATAGGACTTACTGATACCGAAATAAAAGAAATAATGCTCTTAATGACTATTTATTCTGGTTTTCCATCAGCAATTAATGGGACAAACGTACTGAAAGAAGTTTTGTCTGAACGTTCAAAAAATAGTAAATAG
- a CDS encoding TonB-dependent receptor domain-containing protein — MNKKLFLASFLLTYAGIFAQKTKQNSDRPETFIDQVVITGSGYKQKIKNTPASISVITQEDIKKRSYRDMTDVLQDVPGVFITGGGSSSDFSIRGAEAGHTLVLIDGKRVNSRETRPNSDGPGIEQGWMPPVESIERIEVIKGPMSSLYGSDAMGGVINIITKKKTQATRGSIGTNLIQQTHRDMGNTYQTDAYVSGPLNKYIGYKLTGNYSHREEDKLTNGFSERNIKNVGAEINVTPTEKDILKLEYNYNRQERYQRPGMSIPLLDRKGKPNVPSYNVYDRNAFSLSHGGTYKNFNTNSYVQYDKTKNPNRDMDYSTLIFNTLNNFNWSKHVISFGGEYRFEDLRDGGNQLEINGNKLNKLTRWNWSLFAEANWKVFPRLNFVTGARLDNDENYGANFTPRGYLIWNATDNFTVKGGVSAGYKAPGLRAVAPGWGQVTGGGASNGVIIGNADLKPEKSFNQELTVMYETSNKVFSASVTGYNTDFKNKLVEERKCTSTNGDCEFMGEYFDFISTRLNVGKARMRGLEATMAVNITKDLNLKANYSFTETEVRSNEVPALYGKPTSRLPKHMVNANLSWKTTDRLELWSRLNYRSKTSLGISRGSLQDTPIPDYYLIDLGTVYKFRKNVSFTFGIYNLFDRYIASDTTYGFRIDGLRYQVGTTFSF; from the coding sequence ATGAATAAAAAACTCTTTTTAGCGTCATTTCTGTTAACATATGCAGGAATATTCGCTCAAAAAACAAAACAAAATTCTGACAGACCCGAAACTTTTATTGATCAGGTAGTAATCACTGGTAGTGGTTATAAACAAAAAATAAAAAACACTCCTGCATCTATATCAGTAATCACACAAGAGGATATAAAGAAGAGATCATACCGTGACATGACAGATGTTTTACAGGATGTCCCTGGTGTATTCATCACCGGTGGCGGTAGTTCCAGTGACTTCTCTATTCGCGGTGCAGAAGCTGGCCATACATTGGTCTTAATAGATGGGAAAAGAGTAAACTCAAGAGAAACCCGTCCAAATTCGGACGGACCTGGTATTGAACAAGGCTGGATGCCACCTGTAGAATCTATTGAACGTATAGAAGTAATTAAAGGACCAATGTCTTCTTTATATGGCTCTGATGCAATGGGTGGAGTTATTAATATTATCACAAAAAAGAAAACACAGGCAACAAGAGGATCTATAGGGACTAACCTTATCCAGCAAACGCATAGAGATATGGGAAATACCTACCAGACCGATGCTTATGTTTCCGGTCCACTGAATAAATATATTGGTTATAAGCTTACCGGAAATTATTCACACCGTGAAGAAGACAAACTTACTAATGGTTTTTCTGAAAGAAATATTAAAAATGTAGGTGCTGAAATCAATGTTACTCCCACAGAAAAAGATATCTTAAAATTAGAGTATAACTATAACAGACAGGAACGCTACCAGCGTCCGGGTATGAGTATCCCTCTTCTGGATAGAAAAGGGAAACCAAATGTTCCGTCGTATAATGTTTACGACCGTAATGCATTTAGCCTTTCTCATGGAGGTACCTATAAAAATTTTAACACAAACAGTTATGTTCAGTATGACAAGACCAAGAATCCTAACAGGGATATGGACTACTCTACGCTCATATTTAACACACTGAACAATTTCAACTGGAGCAAACATGTAATAAGCTTTGGTGGAGAATATCGTTTCGAAGATTTACGCGATGGCGGCAATCAGCTTGAAATTAACGGAAATAAACTGAATAAACTTACCCGTTGGAACTGGTCATTATTTGCAGAAGCTAACTGGAAGGTATTCCCTCGTTTAAATTTTGTAACCGGAGCCAGATTAGACAACGATGAAAACTATGGTGCCAACTTTACCCCAAGAGGTTACCTGATTTGGAATGCTACAGATAATTTCACAGTAAAAGGAGGTGTCTCCGCAGGTTATAAAGCTCCAGGTCTAAGAGCTGTAGCTCCGGGTTGGGGGCAGGTAACAGGTGGTGGAGCTTCTAACGGTGTAATTATTGGTAATGCAGATCTAAAACCTGAAAAAAGCTTTAATCAAGAGCTAACCGTTATGTACGAGACAAGCAATAAAGTTTTTAGTGCAAGTGTTACAGGATACAATACTGACTTCAAAAACAAACTGGTTGAAGAAAGAAAATGTACTTCTACAAACGGAGATTGTGAGTTTATGGGTGAATATTTCGACTTTATTTCAACAAGATTAAATGTCGGAAAAGCCAGAATGCGAGGTTTGGAAGCAACTATGGCTGTAAATATTACCAAAGATCTCAATCTGAAAGCTAATTATTCATTTACAGAAACCGAAGTGCGTTCCAATGAAGTTCCTGCACTTTACGGAAAACCCACTTCAAGACTTCCGAAACATATGGTAAACGCTAACCTTTCATGGAAGACTACTGATAGGCTAGAATTATGGTCAAGGCTAAACTACAGAAGTAAAACATCATTGGGAATTTCAAGAGGCTCACTTCAGGATACTCCCATCCCGGATTACTATCTAATTGATTTAGGAACGGTATACAAATTCAGAAAGAATGTAAGTTTCACATTTGGTATATACAATCTTTTCGATCGTTATATTGCATCTGACACAACTTACGGATTCCGTATAGATGGTCTGCGCTATCAGGTCGGAACAACATTTAGCTTCTGA
- a CDS encoding DUF6326 family protein gives MNTHSPHKTNLEDSKIDVKIKLAALWASVTLCYLYGDYFELYIPGKVKGLIDGHNLLNDPQKLFGASLLLAIPAVMVGLSVILNPKLNRLFNLIFGTLFTLIMLLIAITSLDSWRMFYVFLALTESAITILIVLYAWKWPKQKLS, from the coding sequence ATGAATACTCACTCACCCCACAAAACCAATTTGGAAGATTCAAAGATTGACGTAAAGATTAAACTGGCTGCATTATGGGCTTCTGTTACATTATGCTATTTATATGGAGATTACTTTGAACTCTACATTCCAGGAAAAGTTAAAGGACTTATTGATGGGCATAACCTTCTCAATGATCCTCAGAAATTATTTGGTGCAAGTTTACTATTAGCTATTCCGGCTGTTATGGTCGGGTTATCTGTTATTTTGAATCCAAAGCTCAACAGATTATTTAATCTTATTTTCGGAACACTTTTCACCTTGATTATGCTGCTTATTGCCATTACTTCTTTGGATTCATGGAGAATGTTTTATGTATTTCTGGCATTAACAGAAAGCGCTATTACGATTCTGATCGTTTTATATGCATGGAAATGGCCTAAGCAGAAATTAAGTTAA
- a CDS encoding GNAT family N-acetyltransferase, producing the protein MNILFRQENKDDYTAVSIVIQKAFEKEEMSDHSEQYLVERLRNSEAFIPELSIVAEINQKIAGHILLTKIKVVNKENKESESLALAPVSVLPEYQGKGIGGKLIETAHKKAKELGFGSVILLGHENYYPRFGYEIAKKYGIKLPFDVPDENCMAIELIKGSLKGVEGTVVYPKAFFE; encoded by the coding sequence ATGAATATCCTTTTTAGACAAGAAAATAAAGACGATTATACAGCTGTATCTATTGTAATTCAAAAAGCATTTGAAAAAGAAGAAATGAGTGATCATAGCGAGCAATATTTAGTAGAAAGACTAAGAAATTCTGAGGCATTTATTCCGGAGCTTTCTATAGTTGCTGAGATAAACCAAAAGATCGCAGGACATATTTTACTCACTAAAATTAAAGTCGTAAATAAAGAAAATAAGGAATCTGAATCCCTGGCATTAGCTCCAGTCTCTGTACTACCAGAATATCAGGGTAAAGGTATTGGCGGAAAGCTGATAGAAACAGCCCATAAAAAAGCTAAGGAATTAGGTTTTGGCTCTGTTATTCTATTAGGTCATGAGAATTACTATCCCCGATTCGGTTATGAAATAGCCAAAAAATATGGAATTAAATTACCTTTTGATGTACCCGATGAAAACTGTATGGCTATAGAGCTTATAAAAGGCTCTTTAAAGGGAGTTGAGGGAACAGTTGTCTATCCTAAAGCTTTTTTCGAATAA
- a CDS encoding phosphoenolpyruvate carboxylase, which produces MKTNEQVEKFRQIVKNKFQIYNSLFMSLPYDKMTNIGMLLPFLHEESKEGYENGKSPMEVMKHFFDSHTDLKTEEERIDLLFRIIQYVERQVVLFDSIEDSAFSTLNANTDPGTVRNLYEVASQQGKLHIIKEKMEHFGVKVVFTAHPTQFYSNSVQSILHDLNQAIKSDSVTNIDMLLQQLGMTSFINQEKPTPYDEAQSIIYYLRYVYYDTLGELYRDTKRVFDDAHINPHLFQLGFWPGGDRDGNPFVTSEITQRVSSELRLAILKCYYEHLKKLRKRITFPRVTEMLRLISERVYQNIFENKYDLTVGEFKKALQDIRHEVKENNNGLFIDKIDDLLGRIDLFGIYFASLDIRQNSKIHYKALEQIFEKEFGKDYHALGDDEKLNLLLNTSLHVNPEDYSDDIVQDTLKNIYQVKEIQKINGEKSIHRYIISDSSSIYDVLNVYALFKYCGYQGEDIKIDIVPLFETIEGFENAEATMKKLYNLSQYKEYLTRRSDRQFIMLGFSDGTKDAGYIKANWDIYTTKEVLTKVSDENDIKVIFFDGRGGPPARGGGKTHQFYASQGKSIANHQIELTIQGQTITSVFGTKDQATFNFEQLLTAGIENEIFPQDKINLKDWERDLLNELAGISYQKYKALKDHPLFVPYLEEVSTLKYYGRTNIGSRPSKRNDGQLVFEDLRAIPFVGSWSLLKQNVPGYFGVGTALQRLKEEGRLEDLKKLYRESMFFKTLIQNSMMSMSKTYFPLTYYLRNDKIFGEFWQILHNEYLLTHEMLLEIANYKSLMEEEPLSKSSIKMRENIVLPLLTIQQYALQKIKEENPHKETYEKIVTRALFGNINASRNSA; this is translated from the coding sequence ATGAAGACCAATGAACAAGTAGAAAAATTCAGACAAATTGTAAAAAACAAATTTCAGATCTATAATAGCCTTTTCATGAGCCTTCCGTATGATAAAATGACCAACATCGGAATGCTTTTGCCTTTTCTCCATGAGGAAAGTAAAGAAGGCTATGAAAATGGAAAATCTCCAATGGAGGTAATGAAACATTTCTTCGACAGCCATACAGATTTGAAAACTGAAGAAGAAAGAATAGATCTTCTGTTTCGTATAATTCAGTATGTAGAAAGACAGGTAGTATTATTCGATAGTATTGAAGATTCTGCATTTTCCACATTAAATGCTAATACAGATCCAGGAACAGTTCGTAATTTGTACGAAGTGGCATCTCAACAGGGAAAGCTGCATATTATTAAAGAAAAAATGGAACATTTTGGTGTTAAGGTTGTTTTCACAGCACACCCGACACAATTTTATTCCAATTCAGTGCAATCCATTCTCCATGATCTGAATCAGGCTATAAAGTCCGATTCAGTTACCAATATAGATATGCTGTTGCAACAGTTGGGGATGACTTCATTCATCAATCAGGAAAAGCCAACGCCTTATGATGAAGCCCAAAGTATTATCTATTATCTGCGCTATGTTTATTACGATACTTTAGGAGAGCTCTATCGGGATACCAAACGTGTTTTTGATGATGCACATATAAATCCGCATTTGTTTCAGTTAGGCTTTTGGCCGGGAGGCGATAGAGATGGAAATCCCTTTGTAACATCAGAAATTACTCAGCGGGTATCATCAGAATTAAGACTTGCTATTCTTAAATGTTATTATGAACATCTAAAGAAACTCCGCAAGAGAATTACTTTCCCAAGAGTTACAGAAATGCTGAGACTAATTAGTGAAAGGGTGTACCAAAATATTTTCGAAAACAAATATGATCTTACTGTCGGAGAATTTAAGAAAGCTTTACAGGATATAAGACATGAGGTAAAAGAAAATAATAATGGTTTATTCATTGATAAAATTGATGATTTATTAGGACGCATAGACCTGTTCGGAATTTACTTTGCTTCACTTGATATTCGCCAAAATAGTAAAATCCATTACAAAGCCTTAGAGCAGATTTTTGAAAAAGAATTTGGCAAAGATTATCATGCTTTGGGTGATGATGAAAAACTGAATTTACTTCTGAATACATCATTACATGTTAATCCGGAAGATTATAGTGATGATATAGTACAGGACACTTTGAAAAATATCTATCAGGTAAAAGAAATTCAAAAGATAAACGGAGAAAAAAGTATACACCGTTATATTATTTCAGACAGTTCCTCTATTTATGATGTTCTGAATGTTTATGCATTATTTAAATATTGTGGTTATCAGGGTGAGGATATAAAAATTGATATTGTGCCATTGTTTGAAACCATAGAAGGCTTTGAGAATGCAGAAGCAACAATGAAAAAACTTTATAATCTCTCTCAGTATAAAGAATATCTTACCCGCCGTAGTGATCGTCAGTTTATTATGCTGGGGTTCTCTGACGGAACTAAAGATGCCGGTTATATTAAAGCAAACTGGGATATTTATACAACCAAGGAAGTACTTACAAAAGTTTCGGATGAAAATGATATTAAAGTTATATTCTTTGATGGTAGAGGAGGGCCGCCGGCAAGAGGAGGCGGAAAGACTCACCAGTTTTATGCTTCACAAGGAAAAAGTATCGCGAATCATCAGATAGAATTAACAATTCAGGGGCAAACAATTACCAGTGTCTTCGGGACAAAGGATCAGGCAACTTTCAACTTCGAACAATTATTAACAGCAGGTATTGAAAATGAAATTTTCCCTCAGGATAAGATTAATCTTAAAGACTGGGAAAGAGATTTGCTAAATGAGCTTGCCGGAATTAGTTATCAGAAATATAAAGCACTGAAAGATCATCCGCTTTTTGTACCATATCTGGAAGAAGTCAGTACACTAAAATATTATGGGCGTACCAATATCGGAAGTCGTCCGAGTAAAAGGAATGATGGTCAACTGGTATTCGAAGATCTAAGAGCTATTCCGTTTGTGGGATCATGGAGTTTGTTAAAGCAAAATGTGCCTGGATACTTCGGCGTGGGTACGGCTTTACAAAGATTAAAAGAAGAAGGAAGACTGGAAGATCTTAAAAAGCTATACAGAGAGTCTATGTTCTTTAAGACACTTATTCAGAATAGTATGATGTCTATGAGTAAAACTTATTTCCCGTTGACTTACTATTTGCGTAATGATAAAATATTTGGTGAATTTTGGCAGATCCTGCATAATGAATACCTGCTGACCCATGAAATGCTTTTGGAAATAGCCAATTACAAATCTCTGATGGAGGAAGAACCATTGTCTAAAAGTTCCATCAAAATGAGAGAGAACATTGTACTACCATTACTAACCATTCAGCAATATGCTTTACAAAAGATTAAAGAAGAGAATCCGCATAAAGAAACCTATGAAAAGATTGTTACAAGAGCATTATTTGGAAATATTAATGCCAGTCGTAATTCGGCATAA